In Sciurus carolinensis chromosome 16, mSciCar1.2, whole genome shotgun sequence, the genomic window AGGCAGAGGCCTAGATTTCAGAACCTCCCTTCCCCTTGCTGGCTGGAAATCCTCCCTACTCCTGCCTCTGTTTCTCCCGACTCTAGTCCCTGGACGGCTTTGTGTTCGCCTTGAACCAGGAAGGAAAATTCCTCTACATCTCAGAAACAGTCTCCATTTATCTGGGCCTCTCACAGGTAAGGACCGCCCGTGGGCCACCATCTCCACTGCCCGACCTGTGTTTGCTTTGGTCTCTCCATGCCAGCATGAAAGAAATGGATTGAATCCATGGTCCCCAAAGTGGGCCCTTGGAACCCCACATGGCACCCACTTGCTCATCTTCATGTTGCGGGGGGGCCCAAGGGGGAGAGTGATTAAAGTAACAGGTCAATTTGAGGAAAGCAAATGAGCTTTGGCCAGATGCACCGTGTTTGCCAGCACGTTTTCTCGTAACCATTTTGAAGTTTATAGCAattccctgggctggggatatagctcaattggtaaagTAATTCCCTTTGGAAGAGTTTGAGGCTCCCAGCTTCGGGAGAGGTGTGTTTCCCCACCGCcaagctggggattgaacccttggatgctttaccactaagctacattcccagacccctttgttttgagacaggaactccCTGggttgcctcagcctcttgacttgctagggttacaggtgaatgccaccttgcctggcttgtgtgCTGTTTCAGTTGACTGGCTCTCATTATGTCTTTAACTCAACCTGCTGTTTCTGCCCCAGCTCCTGCAAAATAAAAGGAGGGCAGGGAGAATCGGAAGCCCCGTCCTGGGAGCCTGGCCTCTTGCAGCTTCGAAGTCTAGCCAATGCATTCAATACTAATTGCTATCAACTTTtatcattttaacaaatattttggcAAATGGGAAATTGGGGAACTTCATTTCATTGGCAATTTGGTTTTTGTGCACAGTTGGTCATTAGCTTGTTAGAGATTCCTGGAGGGGGATGAGAAAGGAATTTGGACGAGAGGAAAGGGcacacaggaagagtggaagacaggctttaaaaaaaaggggtcaagccaggtgtggtgcacgcctgtaatcccagcgactctggaggctgaggcaggaggatcaccagttcaaagccagcctcagcaacttagtgaagccctaagcaactcagcgagaccctgtctcaaagtaaaacaataaaagggctggggatgtgactcagtggttaagtgcccctgggttcaatccccggtgtcaaaaaaaaaaaaaaaaaaaaaaaaatagggtcaAGGTCAATGAGGAGGAGGAGTCTAGAGGAATGAGGGCTACTGGGAGACCTGTGACCCCAGGCAGAAGGTCAGTGGAAGCCATGGGAGCCTTCTGGTCAACGGAGACCTGTGGTCAAACAGTAATGGGGAGGGGTTGAGCGGGGACATAGGTCAGAAGATCACTGAGGGCTCTGGGCAGGAATGCGGTGGAGAGAAGATAGGGTCTGGACCGAGGGCAGCGGAGGGAGAAAAGAAGCCCTGTGAGAGATTTTGGAGGCAGACGTGAATGCAAAGGCGTCCGTCTCGAGGGTTCTCGCACTTTCAAGAACTGGGAAGCAATTCCGGTGCTCGCATTCCGAGTTCCAGCCCCGCCGGGGCTCCCTGTGCTTCCTCTGGGGGCACAACCGTTTGTTGTATGGGGTGGGAGTGAACAGGAGTGAGAAGAACCGAGGCCGTGACACCCCAGTCCTATCCCTGGGCCCCTTTCTAGAGGAATCAGGGGTAGGAAAACTTTAATAATCACTGGGTAGGATTATCCGCTGGGAGGGCGCGGGAAGAGCCTCTTGCGGTCGCCTTTAAAATCAGGTGAAAATTGTTTCTGCTAAAAAGTCCAAGATTGGCATGGGGCGCACCTGCGCGCGGGCGAGTGAGCCCAGGAGGAACCCGTGCGGGCGAGTGAGTGCGCGCGCACCTCACGCGCTCCTGTACTCCCCGCGGCGGCCGGCAGGTGGAGCTGACTGGCAGCAGCGTCTTCGACTACATCCACCCGGGGGACCACTCCGAGGTGCTGGAGCAGCTGGGGCTGCGGGCCCCGACTCCCGGGCCCCCCACCCCGCCCTCCGTctcgtcctcttcctcctcctcatcttcatcCTCGCTGGCGGATACCCCGGAGATCGGTAATTCCGAGGACCCCCAAAAGAATGAAGCCTGGGTGAACCTGTGTTCTGCTAGGCCTCCTTTAAACCAAAGCCACCCTCCGTAGAACTGCGCAAACCAAGTCTTTGTAAAACGAATCAGAGCCCGACTTCAGGCGGTGGAACTCCGCTCGCTAAAATGGCCTAAGCTCCCTAGAATGGCCAGGGTCCCCAAGATTGAGCTTCAGAAAGACCCCTCTGCCTGCTGAATGAAGGTGGGAGTGACTTCGGGAAATAATACGGCCGGCAGGCACGCATAGGGGACATTTATTGTGCTGTGCCTTTAAGTACATAATTGCATTGGATTCTAACCACAAAGCAGGAACTATTATCCCCATATTACACAGCAGAAAACCAAGACacagcacagagaggttaagttaaTTGCCCCGGGTCACACAGCTATAAGTGATTGAATTGGACTCCGGCCCAGGCTTGTCTATCTTCCCTCCAGTGGAAATTTCCACTCTTGTGGTACAGAGAGAAAGTGTTGGAGATTAGAGACTGAAAGCTACTTTTAGCTCTGAAATGTTGGGGGCCTATGCGGCTAACTCTCCCATAAATAGGATTTTCCTACATCGGGTTTGCTTAACACCAAAACTACCTGGTACATCAGCAGGGGTTGCCAGCTTGCTGGGATGTCTGTAACACAGGAGGCTGCTGGGGGGTGAGACTGTCTGTACCTGAACTTGAAGCACAGGGTACTTTGTGAGCATTTTTATAAGACCATATTGGGGCTTACAGGATAATCTGGATTTGTGagttttatttattgctattccccaccccacccccctgctctgtgccaggccctaTGCTGGGGACACAGTAGTGACATTTCTGCCCTCTTGGAGTTCACAGTCCAGTGGGGGAGACTGACCGGGTCCCAGACAGTGACAGTTGAAACTGGACAGAGCCCAGATAGGGGACCCCAGAAAGAACATCTGGCCCAGCCTAGAGGGTCAGAGAGGGCTTCGTGGAGCAGATGTCAGAGCTGACCTGGAAAAAgaggctggagaggtggctctCTTCTACAGATCCTAGGGAGCTCTGGTGGACCGGAGCAGGAGAGGGACGGTCTGGCTGGAACTTTGAAGGACCTTCCTGGCACAGCGAGCCTGCATGATTAGGTGTTGTCTGGGAGTGGATGCAGCCTGACCCTATCAGTGTCCCGTGTCTCCTTGGCTCTGCGGGGGGTGAGGCTGTGTTGCCTCTTCAGGACCCCATAACCGCCCCCACTATCCCCCCAGAAACCAGCCCCGCAGAGGTGCCTGCTTCTCCCCGGGTGCAGGAGCGCTCCTTCTTCATCCGCATGAAATCCACCCTCACCAAGAGGGGGCTGCACGTCAAGGCCTCCGGTTACAAGGTGGGTGTGGGCTGTCTGGCCCCGGCCTCTGTCAGCGCATCCTGTGGTCAGGGGCAGAGCTCCTGCGTTCCTACCAGCTGTCCTCGGTCTCGGGCTGACCCAGGGACCCCGGCTGGTGGCTTCTCTGGCTACAGATAGTTTAGGGAACCAGATCTGGGAGTCCCTCATTTACCCCGTGCCCCAGGGCCTCTGGGTGATAGGTGGAACCTGGCGGGATGGCTCCGTTATGGTCTTCCAGCCACTAGCCTCGCCCAGCCCCGACCACGCCCACTGTCCATTGGTGCTGCCTCGCCTGTCCCCAACTACCCCCACCACCAGCAGGTCATCCACGTGACAGGGCGCCTGCGGGCCCGTGCGCTGGGCCTTGTGGCTCTGGGTCACACCTTGCCCCCAGCCCCACTGGCTGAGCTGCCTCTACACGGACACATGATCGTCTTCCGTCTCAGCCTGGGCCTCACCATCCTTGCTTGTGAGAGCAGGTACCCGGGTCGGGGACTAAGGCGGGTGGATGGGGGCGCGCAGGAGACCTGAGGTTCGTGGGAAGGCACAGGGAGCGCTGGGTCTGCGGATTGGGTGGTCGGGGAACCACGGGAGGAGGAAGAGCCGCGGAGGGGCAGCGGGACAAGGTGAAGGGAGGCAGGCCCCGCCTCACCTCGGCCTGGGTGGGGCCTTTGGGGCTGGAGGGGGCGGGGTCCGCGGAGCCCCGCCTCTCCCAGCCCACCGCTCTAGGGTCTCATCCACTCCTGCGCCAGGCGGTGGGGCAGAGTAAGATGAACCGGTCCCCAAGCGGAGAGCATCATCAAAGCCCGGGGCTCTGCCACATGCTCACCGCCACCCTACCAGGGACACTATTATTATTATGCCCATTTCACTGCTAAACAGAGACCCAGAGTCCTCAGGGCAAGGGCCTGGACCCCGGGTCACTCTGGAGCCAACTCTGCCTATTTTCCCCACACCATGGTTTTGGATTCCTCCCCTTTTCTGTCATCCCAGAGTCAGCGACCATATGGACCTGGGACCCTCAGAGCTTGTGGGCCGCAGCTGCTACCAGTTTGTCCATGGACAGGATGCAACCAGGATCCGCCAAAGCCACCTGGACCGTGAGACCCACCTCAGATACCCTCCTCCCCTGCCTAACACTACACAGACCTGGGTACCCTCACTGCCCTGTTCCCGGGAAGTCCTTCTTCAGGGCTGACCATGGTGCCACCTGCAGTGCCAAGGGCTCAGTTTGGAACATGGAGGAGACTGAGCAACTCAGGAAGTTGGGGGAGGAACTCGAGGGGCTGTGGGGTCCCTGACCCACCCTCTCGTCTCTGACTggctctctgtctccctctctgcctcccactTGTCCCTGCCTGTCACCCTTGGTGTGTCCCGTCTCTCTCACTCGGCCTGccttcctgtccctctctctctggtctttctctccctctctgctcctgCTCCCGTCCACTGTTTTTTGACCCcctcacccccatccccacccttcCTGTCCCTCTATCTCTTCCGACCTCTGGGCTGGGCCCAGTGCTGGACAAGGGTCAGGTGATGACCGGTTACTACCGTTGGCTGCAGCGTGCTGGGGGCTTTGTGTGGCTGCAGTCTGTGGCCACTGTGGCTGGCAGCGGGAAGAGCCCTGGGGAGCATCATGTGCTATGGGTCAGCCATGTGCTCAGGTGAGAGCTGCTGCCCCTCCTGCCCACTCAGAGCCCAGCCCCTGAGAACCCCTCTGGAAGATCCTGCcacctgtccccatctcagggtgGGGGTCTTCAGGGAGAGCCTCTGGAACAGGACAAGCCCTGAGGGGTCTGGAAACATGCAGGGGGAAAGGAGGCAGTGAGAGGGAAGGCCGGGAAGGGACAGCCTCCCTGGCAGGTGGCAGAAGAGAGTCAGGGGAAGGAGGGGACAGCAGCTGAAGGGCACAGGGACAGGTTCAGGTGACTTCTGGCTCAGGCTGAAGATCTGAAATTGGCCCTGGGCACTGGGGAGCCATGGTAGGTTCTTATCAGGGAGGGTCACAGAGTAGACCAACTCATGGAAAGACAGGAGGGAAAGGCATGGCCAGCTGGGGGCACAGCACAGACACAGGCTGGGCAGCAGGAGGCGACATGTGCTTGGGCTGGAGCATGAAGCCATGAGAGGAAAGGCTGAGAACTGGggctggccctgggctgggggtAGAGCCCTGCCTcctcacacgtgaggcactgggttccaccctcagcacattaaaaaaatgaataactagatattgtgtccacctacagtcacacaaatatttttaaaaagcctcagAATGATGGTGAGGCCTTTCATAGGGGCACTGGGGAGCCACGGAAGGCTCTAGGTATGAAGAGGGCCACAGTCAGATCTGCTTTTTGGGAAAAACCCTTTTGCTACTGAGGGTCTGAGAAACAAAATGAGTCCTGGGGACCCAGGAAGGAGGCTAGGGTGGGTCTGGAAAATGCCAGACTCTAAGGCTGGGGGAAGGAGAAGGCCGTCCTCTGCTTAGACTTGGGCTCTGGAGAGAAGCAGCCAGTCTGGAAGGAAGATACTGAGCTCAGAGGAGCACAGGGTGCCCGGGACACACCCAGATGGTAATGTCCAGGTGGCCAGTGGCTGTATGGGTCTAGACTCAGGAGACAGACAGCCAGGCAGCGCTAGAAACCAACTTGGAGTATGAGGGTTTGGAGAAGAGTCCTCTATGTATTTCAGGGTGGAGGCTCCATATTCCCTGGCGGGGTCTCCTACACTCACAGTGCAGGGGGCTTCATTTACTGCTGCAGGTGGTGTGGGGCAGGAGGGCACCTTCCCTTGCTGGAGGCCAAGCGGCCTGGGACTCCTGGCTCCCAATTCCCTTCTCTTGTCCCCAGCCAAGCTGAGGGTAGCCAGACACCTCTGGATGCCTTCCAGCTTCCAGCCAGTGTGCCCTGCGAAGACACATCCAGCCCAAGGCCAGAGCACACAGGTAAGCCCCATTcacctgggcccctgggaagccTCAAGGGACTGCTGAGACCTGAAGTGTCCAGTCTGGAAGCCACATGTGGccatttacattaaaattaaaagttcatgCTGGGCAagatggcacaagcctgtaatccccgcaactggcaggaggatcccaagtttgaagccagcctcagcaacttaggccctaagcaactcagtgagaccctgtctcaaaataaaaataaaaagggctggggatgtggctcaggggtaaagtgcccctgggttcaatccctgctaaaaaaaaaaaaaaaaagaaaagaaaagaaaaaagaaaagaaagaaaaagaaaaaagaaatccacatCCTGATCATATttgccacatttcaagtgctcagttaGTCACATGTAGCCAGGGACTGCCTCACGGGACAGTGcagatataaaacattttcagtaCTGTGGAACGCTGTGTCCTGGAAAGTTCTGCAGATCAGCACAGGTCTAGACTGGGACTTCTCAACCTCAGCCTACTCCCACTTTAGGGCTGGACGGTCCTTTGCACTGGAGGATGGTTAGCAGCACTTCTGGCCTCTGCCCGCTACACGCCAGTGGCACCCTCCTCCCAGTGTGACAACCCAAAGTGCCTCTGGTCACCAGGTGGTCCCTAGCTGAGAACGCAGGTCTAGCCCATGAGCACAGTgggaaggcagggctggggggACAGCGCTTCAGAATCTGCCTCTTCCAGAGCGGGAGCCCCCAGTGGAGAGGAAGCAGGCTGTCCCCGCCGCCAAGGACGAGGCCCCGAAGACCCGCGGCAAACGCATCAAGGTGGAACCGGCTCCCAGGGAAAATCAAGGCCGCGAGGACAGTGGGGACGAGGAGCCCTCCGACCGGCCGGCCCCGCCGCGACGGGAGTTCACTTCTGTCATCCGGGCAGGGGCGCTGAAGCAGGACCCAGTGCGGCCGTGGGGCCTGGCGCCGCCAGGGGAccccccagcctccctgctccACGCGGGCTTCCTGCCGCCCGTGGTGCGGAGCCTGTGCGCGCCTGGCGCCATCCGCTACGGCCCCGCCGAGCTGGGCCTCGTGTACCCGCACCTGCCGCGGCTGGGCCCGGGCCCCGCGCTCCCCGAGGCCTTCTACCCAAGCCTGGGCCTGCCCTACCCCGGGCCCCCGGGCACCAGGGTGCCGCGGAAGGGGGACTGAGGACTGCGGGGCGCTGGACCTGGGGAGGGCGGCGGGGCCCCCGCTGTCAGCCCTCCCGAGAATTAAACGCCGCAGGCGCGCTGCGTCTCCATCCTGTCTTCTCCTGGGTGATCGGCGTCTCCCCAcggccccacctcctccaggcccaGCCTTCCCCAAGCAACAGGAACCACCACTCGGAATCTGGAGCGAGGGGACGGTCAGGTTTTAATGTCCCAGTCCTCGGGCCTGGGCCGTCCAGCGCCCAGCCAGTCCGCACGGCCCTGTTTACTCGGGCGGTGGCCGGCCTGCTTCATCCGGGCCTTCTGCGCTGGCCGCCCCATCGTCCTCGGGTACGAGTTCCACGTCAAGCTCTAGCTGGCCCATGTAGAGGCCGACGGCACAAGCCCAGAGCAGGCTCACAGCCAGCACGGCCCCCACGCCTGCCGCGGCGCCCCCCAGAGATAGCTGCATGGGTCCCCGCAGCGCGGCCAGGCCCACGGCATAGGAGGCGCCGCCCCACACTACACACAGGCCGCCCAGCAGGAAGAAGCCTGTGGAAGACAGGACCATGGTCAatggagggcagggctggggataccaGGTGGTGCTGTCCTGGTGAGGGGGTTGGGGAGGTCAGGGGACTGAGGCTGGGTTCGCGGGTTCTGGGGTAGTAAAAGGTGACAGCATAAAGAGGAACTGGGGTGACCATGTTTGGAGGTGGGGTCCAGGATAGTGGGGGCTGGTGTGGGAGCAAAGAAGTTGGAGGGGCAAAGGCAGGGCCATGCAGGAGGGCTGGACAAAGGCCCCTCATCTTTGGGAAATCAGATTGGGAGAGGATGCCCCACAGCTATGCCCTGGGCCATCACAGAGGCCGTGAgtaggggtgggtgggtgggtgggagggaggcccaCACTCACCAGTATGTTGGGGAACAGTGAGAGGGTCAACATTTATAATTTGGGGGGGAGGCTCCCACACTCTCTTGAGGGCGAGAGTGAGGATCTACACTCACCATAGGCTGCTTCCCGACCCATGTCACTCTGCATGAAGGAGATGACCCCAATGCCAGATGCCAGGAGGCCATTGCGGAACCAGGAGAGGAAGGCTGGAGGGAGGGGAGATGCGAGCTCAGTGTGGTGGTGTCAGCCCAACCCTGCCTCCCCCTACCTGCAGCCCAGAGAGTCCAACCCTGGGCCTTCCACCATCCCACCTCCATCCCATCCAGCCACACAGCAAAGCTGCCCCAGATCCTCACCTCTTTCAGGAAGCCCCCCACCAAACCACATCGCCCCAATGCTCTCACCCCATCACTGAGCCCCTCTCCCCTAAATTCTGCAGCACCAGAGATTCAAGACAGTCTGCAGAACCTGGAGGACAATTTAGAGCCCAAAGTGAAGAGCCTCAAGCTGAAGACAGGAAAACACCAAGAGGTCGTCTTGGTCACCTCCCTGCCCACATGTGTATCTCCATGGCCTTCCCTCTCACTTCTTCCTCACACCTCTGGAGTAAGGTTCTCCCACCCAAGCCTTTCTCCAGCTTTCCTCACCTTCCTCCAAATGCCACCCCTCTCCTACAGGGTACCGTCGTCCTCAATGCAGCCacatcccccccacacacacacacacacaccactcaaaCTTTTGCGTGGTGCTGGCAGGCTGGTTCCATTACAATACCCCACTCTATCCACTATAATGTGATGCCCCATCCGCTCCAAACTGCCACCCCCGACCCCCAGTTGAGCTCCCTCCCCCTGCAGCATAGATCACCTCTCCCTCCAATCAGACCAGAACTTTTCTTCTATTGGTTGTGCCCTCCTCCAATCCGGAGCTTCCCCATCTTCTGCGGGGAGCCACGCTCCCGCTTTATACAGAGTGGTCGCCTCTGCAATTCGTAAGGACCCCTCTTGCAAACAACTCCCTCACTCTTAAGCTGCCTCTGCAGACCTTTTTCATCCAGGCAGGCGCAATTCTATCAAGCTGCCTCTCCGCAGTGGGCCACCGCTTCCAATCCCTGCTGCACCCCGTTAACCCGAGCCCACTCCTATCCGCTAGTCCTTGCCCTACGCGGACAGCCTGCGCTCTTGCAACAAGGGTTTCACGGAAGCCCTTCTCCCTGCCGAGCCCGGGCCCTGTTTCCAGCAGGAACAGCACGCACCCTCGTCGCCCACACACATACGCCCACCGCCCAGCTACATGAACCCCCATCTCCCAACTGGGCTGACCCCACTGCCTACCACAGACCTGTCTCGTGAGCCTTCCGGAGAAGCCAGGCGTCCGCGCGGTCCAGTTCGGACACTGGGGGCGGCGAAGCCCCGGCGCGGGGGCCGTGACCCGGGGCGAAGGACCCCCGGGCGCCCCCACTCCGGGGCCGCTGAGGCGGCAGCAGCGCCCCCCGGAAGCGGTGTCGGGCCAGGCGGGCGACCC contains:
- the Npas1 gene encoding neuronal PAS domain-containing protein 1 isoform X2, whose translation is MTAPYPSSGGGSEVKCGGGRGASVPWDFLPGLMVKAPPGPCLQAQRKEKSRNAARSRRGKENLEFFELAKLLPLPGAISSQLDKASIVRLSVTYLRLRRFAALGAPPWGLRAVGPPAGLASGRRGPAALVSEVFEQHLGGHILQSLDGFVFALNQEGKFLYISETVSIYLGLSQVELTGSSVFDYIHPGDHSEVLEQLGLRAPTPGPPTPPSVSSSSSSSSSSSLADTPEIETSPAEVPASPRVQERSFFIRMKSTLTKRGLHVKASGYKVIHVTGRLRARALGLVALGHTLPPAPLAELPLHGHMIVFRLSLGLTILACESRVSDHMDLGPSELVGRSCYQFVHGQDATRIRQSHLDLLDKGQVMTGYYRWLQRAGGFVWLQSVATVAGSGKSPGEHHVLWVSHVLSQAEGSQTPLDAFQLPASVPCEDTSSPRPEHTEREPPVERKQAVPAAKDEAPKTRGKRIKVEPAPRENQGREDSGDEEPSDRPAPPRREFTSVIRAGALKQDPVRPWGLAPPGDPPASLLHAGFLPPVVRSLCAPGAIRYGPAELGLVYPHLPRLGPGPALPEAFYPSLGLPYPGPPGTRVPRKGD
- the Npas1 gene encoding neuronal PAS domain-containing protein 1 isoform X3, with the translated sequence MTAPYPSSGGGSEVKCGGGRGASVPWDFLPGLMVKAPPGPCLQAQRKEKSRNAARSRRGKENLEFFELAKLLPLPGAISSQLDKASIVRLSVTYLRLRRFAALGAPPWGLRAVGPPAGLASGRRGPAALVSEVFEQHLGGHILQSLDGFVFALNQEGKFLYISETVSIYLGLSQVELTGSSVFDYIHPGDHSEVLEQLGLRAPTPGPPTPPSVSSSSSSSSSSSLADTPEIETSPAEVPASPRVQERSFFIRMKSTLTKRGLHVKASGYKSQRPYGPGTLRACGPQLLPVCPWTGCNQDPPKPPGPAGQGSGDDRLLPLAAACWGLCVAAVCGHCGWQREEPWGASCAMGQPCAQLPASVPCEDTSSPRPEHTEREPPVERKQAVPAAKDEAPKTRGKRIKVEPAPRENQGREDSGDEEPSDRPAPPRREFTSVIRAGALKQDPVRPWGLAPPGDPPASLLHAGFLPPVVRSLCAPGAIRYGPAELGLVYPHLPRLGPGPALPEAFYPSLGLPYPGPPGTRVPRKGD
- the Npas1 gene encoding neuronal PAS domain-containing protein 1 isoform X1, with translation MTAPYPSSGGGSEVKCGGGRGASVPWDFLPGLMVKAPPGPCLQAQRKEKSRNAARSRRGKENLEFFELAKLLPLPGAISSQLDKASIVRLSVTYLRLRRFAALGAPPWGLRAVGPPAGLASGRRGPAALVSEVFEQHLGGHILQSLDGFVFALNQEGKFLYISETVSIYLGLSQVELTGSSVFDYIHPGDHSEVLEQLGLRAPTPGPPTPPSVSSSSSSSSSSSLADTPEIETSPAEVPASPRVQERSFFIRMKSTLTKRGLHVKASGYKQVIHVTGRLRARALGLVALGHTLPPAPLAELPLHGHMIVFRLSLGLTILACESRVSDHMDLGPSELVGRSCYQFVHGQDATRIRQSHLDLLDKGQVMTGYYRWLQRAGGFVWLQSVATVAGSGKSPGEHHVLWVSHVLSQAEGSQTPLDAFQLPASVPCEDTSSPRPEHTEREPPVERKQAVPAAKDEAPKTRGKRIKVEPAPRENQGREDSGDEEPSDRPAPPRREFTSVIRAGALKQDPVRPWGLAPPGDPPASLLHAGFLPPVVRSLCAPGAIRYGPAELGLVYPHLPRLGPGPALPEAFYPSLGLPYPGPPGTRVPRKGD
- the Npas1 gene encoding neuronal PAS domain-containing protein 1 isoform X4, with the translated sequence MTAPYPSSGGGSEVKCGGGRGASVPWDFLPGLMVKAPPGPCLQAQRKEKSRNAARSRRGKENLEFFELAKLLPLPGAISSQLDKASIVRLSVTYLRLRRFAALGAPPWGLRAVGPPAGLASGRRGPAALVSEVFEQHLGGHILQSLDGFVFALNQEGKFLYISETVSIYLGLSQVELTGSSVFDYIHPGDHSEVLEQLGLRAPTPGPPTPPSVSSSSSSSSSSSLADTPEIETSPAEVPASPRVQERSFFIRMKSTLTKRGLHVKASGYKQVIHVTGRLRARALGLVALGHTLPPAPLAELPLHGHMIVFRLSLGLTILACESRVSDHMDLGPSELVGRSCYQFVHGQDATRIRQSHLDLLDKGQVMTGYYRWLQRAGGFVWLQSVATVAGSGKSPGEHHVLWVSHVLSFQPVCPAKTHPAQGQSTQSGSPQWRGSRLSPPPRTRPRRPAANASRWNRLPGKIKAARTVGTRSPPTGRPRRDGSSLLSSGQGR
- the Tmem160 gene encoding transmembrane protein 160: MGGGWWWARVARLARHRFRGALLPPQRPRSGGARGSFAPGHGPRAGASPPPVSELDRADAWLLRKAHETAFLSWFRNGLLASGIGVISFMQSDMGREAAYGFFLLGGLCVVWGGASYAVGLAALRGPMQLSLGGAAAGVGAVLAVSLLWACAVGLYMGQLELDVELVPEDDGAASAEGPDEAGRPPPE